Below is a window of Musa acuminata AAA Group cultivar baxijiao chromosome BXJ3-11, Cavendish_Baxijiao_AAA, whole genome shotgun sequence DNA.
AAAATGAAACCTCACCAGATATTGGAGCAATTTGTGGGTGTGAGATGAATGCCATTGCCATAAAGACGTTCATGAAAAGGTGGTTTCAGAACCCCATGCATCATCATCTCTTCCACAGCATCCTTGGTTGAAGCAAGCCATGCATAGCGGACATTTGCATTGCCACGTGCCTTTTTAGTGGTTTCAACCCACTCTTGGAAAATGTTATACCGAACTAGTCCTACATAATTTCTCAAAGGAGTCCTATGGATTCCAACTATATTTTTTGGATCAATGAACTTGCCCAGACCTTGAAGTAACATATTCTGCACAGCTCTATTAACATGGTGACCACCAGCAGGTGCTTGACAAGCTCCGAAGGCAGGAATATTTAGAGGAAAAACAGAACCTGGGTCATTTTCTCCAACTACTTCGTTGACTTCAGCATAAGTATTTTGGTCACTGGTAGAATTTTCTTCACTCTTAACCCTCTTGAGATTAGGTATAAACCCATTGTCAGCTCCAGAACTTGAACTTTTAGCTGCACTATTGGAAATCTTAAATTGTGCAGTGACTTCATGTGTACCATTTGGTTCAGGACTCATGTAAGCCCGTATTTCTTTGTTGGAATGATAGCATCTATTTAATGCATACTGGTGGGAGTGTAATTCTGGAAAGAAGGATTTGCCATGGTCATCAATCCAAGCTACTGGCTTAACCAAACCTGTTTGCAAAATCACACAAACCATGTGAATGAAGTCCAACAAAAAATGTTGATTCTGATAACCTGCTACAGTAATTCCTTTCTTTGACCGAAAATCATCCTGAACCAAATGGACAATATTTTCCGGAAAATCTTCCCATTGATCATTCTCATAAAACAGCACACGGTGTGGCAACCCACTTTTTATGAAGTTGCGATAATTCTTGACAATATGGTTCCCTGGATAGCAGATTAGGCCAGTTTTACAGCTCATTCCTGTGTAGACCTTTAAAGAAGATTGGACTGCAGTATGTGGATGTGCTACCAGACCATGGCTATCATTTGTCACATATACAGCAGAATCTCTCTTCCTTTTGAGATCACACTTTTCGCCTTTATCCAACACCTTTACATTCTTCTGTTCCATTTTACTCACAAAAATAACTGTAAACCACCAACTAATTCATTCTGATGTATTTCTCTTCACAAAGGCTGCCTACTAATTTACAATAATGTACGACTTTGCATTGGTGTATAGCCAGAAAAACTTATGATAGGGAAGTCAGTGAATATGTTTACCCTGCAACAGTATCCAAAAGTCTCTTAAGTTCAAAAAAGACATTAAAGCTACAACAACCAGATTAGACCAAACAAATCAAGAAGAGAAAAAATATGATGACTTTCATTTATACATGAAAGTAAAAGGCCTTAATATAATTGGTGATGGCAGAGGAGAAGCATTTAGTTCACATAAGAgcacaaaatgacaaaaaaaGAAAGTACAAAAGGAACAGTCTATGACCTACTATAAACAGTGGAACAAGAAGGCCTCAAGTTAACATGTTAGTGGAGAACAAGCAACTTGGCATTGTGATTTCTTGACATTGCAACTCGATATGGAAGAAGATTAGACCTATGACTATACTtgtaattcattttttgatcaggATGTCACATCCTGATAACATGATACCGCatcattgattttttttcttttgtttgcatAAACGGACAGCAAACATCACAGGTACAAGATGTAGAACAAATTCGAACACAGCAACCAACAAGAAAACAACAGAGACAAAAACTCCGACATATGACCTCAGAATTGCAAGCAGGCAATCAAGGATCATGCATATCAAATTCACAAGACAATTGATTCTCTTGGTCAACATGCATCATGGCCACAAAAATTCAGGAGACCTCAAAATTGCAAACAGGCAATCAAGGATCATGCAAGTCAAGTTCACAAGACAATTGACTCTCTTGGTCAACATGCACCATGACCACACGTCATCCACCATGAAACGTCGCTAGATCACTTAACTCCGGAAGAAGTCCAGCAAGATCATAACTCTTCTTGGCGAATCGACGAACCATAACCCTAATCGATAACCAATTAAACGCAAAAGAGGACCCCGAACGAACCCATCCATCTCCAGAACTATAGAAAACACCATGAATTAAGCCGAAAAGAACATCGATCGGATTCGATAACCCATCCGGGAAACAAAGTTAAATCCCATAACATACAAAATTAAACCTCAGGCACGGGAGAAGAGAGGAGATCGAGAGGGGGAGACAAGGATCGATACCTCAACAAGTAAAGGTAGAGGCTCAGGTGATACATCTCAGGAAGAAGGCCTCTCGCCCTCTCTCTCATCCGATCTCTGTGGTCGGGATTCGGGAAGGCGGTTTCCGTTCTCTCTCGATCCGGAAGAATGTGGAGTAGAGCGAGGGAGAAGTACACAAACCGTAGGACCAGCGACGGTCCTCCCACGCTTTCTTGCGCCAAGAGGAAACCACGCGACCCCACCTAGGTACATCGATCCGACGGGTCAGCGATGGCTTTAAAAGGTAAAATCTACTTGATCAAACTTTGACCGTTGATTGATCGATATTTTGAACGATGCAGGGATTGGGTCCCGGGTAAATAAGCGTGGACCGACTTGTGTGACGCTCCAGTGACGAACACGTGTTGGGGTAGTGTTCACGCATAGGAAGCAGGGGAGGCGTAAATGGTTTAGGTGGTGGGGCCACGTTCTGACGGCGCATACGTGATCCAATTCCAATTCCACTTTTAATACGATAGACTTGTCTACTTTTGTAAGTGTGACAGACATGGCATGTAATACATATCCGTAACCATTTACTTGGAATGCTAACACCGACACGTGTCTCCATCATTCACCTTCGTCTGTTCTTCGGGAGCCGTTTACAACCGACTCCATCAACGGGACGGCCCATGCGGCCCATCGGACGGCTGATGACCGCAAGCCGCGGCTGATCCAACGGTCGAGATCTCCTGCTGCCACAAACACCAGTAGTCACGTCGACGGTTCCTGACACGAACAAACAAATAAACCTACCTTATTCGTCCACCCGTACTCCGGCATTTCCGACGCTATAGTGGGTCCCCTATGGCCCCGCACTTTCTACCCACTCCCAGCACCCGTAGGAAGAGGGTTGAAGAATATTGATCTTAAAGGCAATCGGGAATTTGAAGGGAACACAAGACAGAACGAAACGAAGGAATCGACGAAACAGAGTAAAATAGAAGAGCAGCAGCGAGGACTTCCAACTCGGAGGCGGCGGGAAGGAAGCGTCGGAAGAAAGGGGCGACGGCGACGACCCACCCTCCTTTTTCCTAGGTGCTCCTCGTCCGTTACCCCTCAATCCACATTGCCGCTAGATTTCGAGGTAATTGTGACCCCTCCCCCGTCTCATCTGTTTGGTCATTCGATTTGAAGCCGCGATCATTGTGATCGCTCAGTCCGATATTTGATTTACTGATGGTAAAGACCGGATTCTTTAGGTATTTCATGTTGATCGATCTCTCCTGCGTTGTGTACGATTTTGCTGGCTCGAAACCCGTAATATCCGTGTATTTTCTTCCTTGAATTTccatgttagaattctgttttatATAGTTTAGCTATTTCTCTGATTGAGCAATCTAATATAATTAGGGAGAGATTAATTGatgattaattttaaatttcCATGATTGTGTAAATAGATTAGGAATTAATCTAGTTAATTAatctgaaattatttttttatttaccttCTTTTGGAGATTCCTCCTTTTGCTCACAACGACTCTACTTGTTTTTCACCTGTTGACTGACAGTGGGAGGTAACGACAAGAATATCGGATAGTTACTCTTTCTTTCTTTAAATTCAAGATTACGATTTATATTTTCTGTGAATTTTAAGGATTAAAAGTTTTAAATTTTCATGTTGCATGACAATGTTTATTCAATTAGTTTAGATtggaaatttaaattaaaaaatttgcatatttaaattaattaattaattttaatatcatgatgGATTAATTTTAATGTTATTTTAATTAAAGTTTCGAATCATGATTAGTaagattaataaaaattataaaattcatcataTTATCTTAAATCAAATTATTGTAAGGTTGATTTATTCATTTAGTAGCATGTCGATTCATTTCATCTAGCATGTTGATTGAActatttaataaattttatgatgTTTATTGTTCAATCACTTTCGTGTCTTATATTAAATTAAGCTTATtagttttaattatttaataatattattttaaaatagaaTTGAAATCATATTGGAATTAGGTTGGTATTGGGTTTTATTCAAGCTAGACCATCAATCAAACCTAGCTGCATGTGGCATGAAAGTATTCTAAAtaaaatcaagaggtatgtatcttaaatttaatttattattatttacttttaaaaattgatattaattttttatataataataatatgattataatttttatatttataaattgatGATGTCACACAGAGAAAACAACCTAGATTTTGGAGAGAAATATAATTGctgaaatattttctttcttttgttaaaataaaaatttctttGTTAGATTTTTGCTTTATATAGTTTATATATTTCCTTAATTGAGCAATTTAACTAAAAATAGAATAATCAATGATGGAATTTTGTTTTAATGATTATGTAAACAGATTaggaataaaattaattaattaaattgaaaatatttttattactttctTTTGAGCCCTCGCTCTTCTCCCTATTTAAAGACAACCACTATCCTTGTTTCTCATCAGTCGGTTCGCAGCGTGAAGGAACAAAGAGAAGATCGTCTTGCTAAAGTGAGAGGTAGGTTgtttacctttttttttaattaaagattCTGATTTATATGTTCTAtaaattttagaaattaaaaGTGTTTAATCTTTATGTTTTTTGACAACATTTATTCAATtagtttaaattcaaattttaatTAATGAAATTTGAgtgttaaatttattattttttaaggtcaTGATGCATAAATTTCATTGTTATTTTAATTGGTTTAAGCCTTTAATCATGATTAGTAAAGATTAATTAAGGAATTTCATGAAATTCATGCCATTTTatcttaaatttaattattttaaggtTGATTTATTAATTTAGTAGCATGTTGATTCTTTTTAATTTAGCTTGTCTTTTGAGCTATTTAATGATTTTTTACGATGTTTATTGTTTGATCACTTTTACGTCTTGTATTAAATTAAGTTGATTGATTTAactatttaataatattatttgaaaaattaaaatttagattGGAATTGGGCAAAATGGGTCCGAATTGGGTCTGGCCCAATTAAGACCATCAGTTACAAGCGCTTGAACAGACCCGACGTGCTAGTTTGACATGGTTGGAGCCTCTGATGCGATTTGACCTGACCCAATAGCCTAGTTTGACTGTCCAGTTCCAACCTTCAGCCTAGATAGCCCAACTTGGTCCATCCCATATCGAGTGGCCCACATGTAGCTTGTCCCCACGGCCTAACGCGTCGCCCTCCTATGTCGTGCGAGCACAACCACCGCACATGCGTTGCACGAGACATCGAGGGCTTCAATGGCCCGATCCACCTCGATCTAGTCTAGTAAGCTAGAACGGAGCACATGATCGACCCCCAATTTTGGGCTATATTGTGGGCCATATGGGCCCAACGTATGTAGGCCATGGGTTGGTCGGCTCAAGGCCCATTTGTGGCGTACAGTTGATCGAATCTATTCAATTTTGATCGTTTAGTGATTCGAGAGGTGATTTCAAATTAGTTATGTGTGCTTCAAAAGTTGGTTTAGGTAAATTGGACACACTAAAGTCCATTTAGACTGCTTTACGGTGATTTGAGACCAATTTTAGGTGATTGATGTGTTGTTGGTTCAATTGGGTTCTAGTGAAACCATAGTTCAAGTCAATTATGGGTTGTCATAGGTTTGATGTTTTATAAATGATTAATGATATTTGAAGATTTATCTGAATTTATAGTTTTAGTAAATTACTGAAAATTCTAACTGAAAATCGACATATGGTCAAGTGGCTAATGTGATGCATAAGATTGGCTCATGAGGAAGTTATTTCCATTTGTAGATTAGTGGGTCGTCAGAGTGGTGGAATGGGCTAAAAGGCGAAAACCATGATATCAATCATTACACAATGCCTTCCTCCAAACCCTAGATCCTGTTTCCATTTCCATCTTTGGCTAGGGTTAGTTGTTTAAGCTATGTCAGGGCGTTTGTTTCTCATGAAGTTCTAATTATGTTGTTGCAATGCCCTTCGAAATAGGGAACACACTGTATAATAATGGCAGCACCTGTCAAATTTGTCAGCCTGCCTTTTGTTCTTGTCCCTCCGTTCCTTTATGAGTTGTTGCACAATACATGTTCGTAACTTTGTatcttaaaattttctaatgactTCAATCTTGCCCTTACAAGACGTTTTTTGCCCTAAGCAAGGTGGGAAGCTTTTTTTTCTCAACTATTCAATAAGCGCTTTTAATTGATACGCCCATCAAAATCCCAGTATTTGGTCACTCCTGTAACTTCTTGAGTTTCAAGAATGCAAACCTTGAGTTGTTTTATTTAACTTTTTGTTAAAATTATAGATTTTGGTTTCTGCTTTGCAGTTGAGATTGGAGTGCAAAAATGAGCGACAATCTGATGGATAAAGTCAGTGCCTTTGGTGAGCGTCTGAAGATCGGTAGGGCCGAGGTGAGCCGGAAGATGAAAGATCGCATGAGCTCTATGAGCTTTAAGATGAAGGAGCTCTTTCATAGTCAGAACCAACCAGAGAAGATTGTGGAGGAGGCCACATCAGAGAACTTAGATGGTCCTGATTGGTCTGCCAACCTCATGATCTGCGACATGGTCAACGGCGACAATTATAATGGTATTGAGTTCATCCGTGGCATCAAAAAACGAATCATGTTAAATAATCCTAGGGTCCAGTATCTTGCCTTGGTCCTTCTCGAAACCTGTGTGAAAAATTGCGACATGGCTTTCTCTGTGGTTGCTGCGGAGCGGATCCTTGATGAGATGGTGAAGCTGATTGCCAATCCTCAGACTGTTGTGAATAACAGGAACAAGGCACTTGTTATGATTGAAGCATGGGGAGAGTCTGGGGACGAACTCGGGTACTTACCAGTCTACGAGGAAACCTACAAGGTATTAAATAGTTAATTCCTTCCAGAAACATTTTCAATAGTGTTATAGTAAGCACTGCATACTTCAGCAGTTAAAGAGTCCACAGTTGGTGGCAAATATGAAAACTTGGTTCCACTAAATATTCtaaaggcatttggctaccttctgTTTTCTAAAATTATTGTGTGGCAGTCGTTTTTGGTGCCTGCAGAGCAGAAGAATTTTCTAGTGCCATTTCATTTATTATAACTGTAGTTCTTAAAGGGCACCATGTGCATTTCCCATACAGGGTCTAATGCAGATCATGGTTTTATGGACCATAATCTGATTTAGGGCCACTGTCAAGCTTCTAAATTTTATTCATGACTTGTCATCGGCACAGTTATTGTCAGAAGATAATAGATTCCATTTTCATCATTGATGTCATTCGCTGTGAGCAAGAAGTGGCACCTTCGCAGTGTTGCAACtatgatataaaattataatttaccaAGTATTTATTGTAATATAAGCTGTCTTTGAGGAAAAAAGGGCGGTCTAGTGCACAAGGCCCCTGTCCATGTTTGGATATGGGAGGGGTCAAAATACCCAGCCTTACACTTGCAAAGAAAAAGGTTGTTTCATGACTCAATCTCTGGACACATTAACTTTATTATAATATAAGCTGCCTTTGCTGTGTTTAAATTTTCATTTGTGCAACTTGTTAGAACTTAGAAGTACTTGTTTTTCATGGAAAATACCCAAATTTATTATGCTTTAGTTAGACTAGCAGAAACAATCTCTATGCATGCTATCCTATTCTTTTTTATCTCAAATAATTTAGTTTTATGTTCTCCTGTTCTATCAAGTGTCTAGATTGTTTTTAGATATCTCCTCGAGTTCTTCACCACACCATGAGCAAATAGATCTGATACGGCTTTGTCtagatatgatatatgattataagtgATACGGCTTTGTCTACACGTCAGATCGAGTGGCTGCGTATTCCTAATGATTTTTTTCCCTTGTAGAGCTTAAAATCTAGAGGTATTCGTTTCCCAGGACGAGATAATGAAAGCTTAGCTCCAATATTTACACCACCGCATTTAGTTTCGGAGACTGAAGCATCTAATAGTGTAGCTCCGCAGACTTCCGATGTTCCTATGGGAAATTTTACTGCTGAGCAGATAAAGGAAGCATTTGATGTGGCTCGAAACAGTGTCGAACTTTTGTCAACAGTTCTGTCATCATCACCTCATCAAGAAGTCTTACAGGTGATGTACTTTGATCCTCTTAAAAATTGATATCTTTTTACCTTTTGTCTAACAAAGAAGGTTGTTCATGTAATAGTATCTTGATTTCACGTATTGTTGTTCACTTGTTCATCTATATGGCATATTGTCTTTTGGTTCTGTATGCCTTATCAAGTGGCAAAGCCATGTTGTCCTGGACCTGTTGTTTCTCACCTATTAATTTATGAAGCATGTCAAAGCATCTGTGCGGTTCAATCTACTGAATGGTCTAAAAATGATTTGGGTTTATATTTTTCTGTATGTTTGAATTAGCAACTTGGTTTTATTACTGGCATGTTGTATTTTAGAATGCATTATTACTGAGTCCTTGAATAGGTAATAGCATTACTAGGACTACATATTGAATGGAATAACTGATGCAACATATGTAGCCAACTCAATTTATGATGACCAAGTATATATTTATGTGATCCATATCCTTACAATCTGAAGTAAAAGCAAGATATTTATCACTATCTGCCTCAGCTCTATGATTGTTTAAAGTTTACTAAATTTCTGCTGACTGTTGGTAACTGTCTTGTCTCTCTGCTTCCAACCTTTCCAAAAAAAGGGACTATGTGCTATCATATTGTAGTCCATTTTTGAGAACTTTGAGTTTGCATGATAAGGATCTTAACCACAATATAGTAGGCCTTTTCATCCAATAATGGCTCAAACACCATGGACGCTTCAAAGCATGTTGCTTAAACCCTCATATGTTCTTGCAAAGTGCTATTTAGCAGGGTAATTGCAACAATGAATTGTATGTGGATGTCTCTTGCAAGGGCTAATCTTCTGGACTGTGTTtctgtttctttttttccttctcacCTTCCTTGTATCTCATGATGATAGAGCTATTCTATGCATTTTTATCCAGAACTCATAAGTTATTGATTCACACCTGAGATTACCCTAGTGTTCTCATACTTGCTCGTGCTACTACAAATaatagaaatttaaaaaaaaagtctaGATGGAGCTATGTACCATGAATTAGTTTGTTGTACCAGATCATAGAAATGGTTGAAAGGCAATGTTGAACTAATATGCTGATCTCTTACGATCCCAAGTATGTGCAATATTTGAATGTGTACTAGTGCTTAGTGGCTGTTCATATTTACCTTCTTGATAACAGAGATCATGAGACTCTGTTTTGAGTGAAACTGTTTGAACTTAAAGTACCCATAAAAGGACTTGTGCTTAAGTGATCCATCTTGTCAGTCTTATGTTATTTTCATTTGATTTCTGCTCCATTTTCAGAGTGCATTTACATATTAGCTTTGTTCCTTTGTACATGGATCATCTTGTACTATTCTAGCTTCAGCTATGCATCCATCCGCCTGGAGCCCACCTTGAGCATCCTAATCTGGAAGTCAATTTGAGAGAAAAACTATTTTTTTGTTGGGCTTGGAAAAATAATGGATTTTATTGGCCAACGTTACAGATTGACTTGATTAGGCTCACACAAAATTCAGAAATTTTGCTGTCTACCTAAACATGGACTTGACAAGAAAAATGCATGTATACATTGGGTTACCATCTCCATGAATCATTGGGTTATCATCTCCACGTATACACAAATTTGTTTGTTCTTGTTGTTTTCATGCCTTGTGTAACTGGCTTAAACTTGCCTAAACAGTTCATTTTTCTTCATCTAACTGAAATTTTTCTTAAGAAAGTACTTCAATTGTATTTGACTTTTCCTTTAGTCTTGAGCTCCTAAcaggcacccccttacactctctTGTGATGTTAACCACCTTAATTTCTAATGTTATCACACTTCCATGTTAATGTGTTTACATGTATGTTTACTTTTAAAATGTAAGCACACTAGCATGCTGATTGACAAGTCTATCAAGGACAGCACATCTCCAGTTGGTTTATGATCATCTTTTCCATTGGATTTGTGCTTAATTTTTGTCTGTTGATCATCAATTTAACAGTTGATTATTCAAAGTTGATTATTCTCTTTATATTCAATGTAGAAAAACATGATCGGTGTCAAACAGTTGTAGTCTATTTGACCATTGTTTCTTTCTGATGCATTGAGAATTGAACTTATGTATGAACAAGTTCCTGCATCTGCATAAATTTCGGTTTGGCTTTCAGGGCATATTGGCCATGTAGTTTACTTGTTCGATCGCTAATATTCTCTCTATGGGCAGGATGACTTGTCAAATACTCTGTTCCAACAATGCCGACAAAGTCAGTACACCATCCAGAGTATTATCGAGGCAGCAGGTGATGACGAAGCTGtactctttgaggccttaaatgtGAATGATGAGCTCCAAAGGGTCCTCTCCAAGTACGAAGAGCTGAAGAAGCCTCCTGAAGTGCCGTCTGAACCAGCACCTAATACGATACCAGTTGTTGTGGAACCTGAAGAATCTCCTCGAGCTGGCAGAGAAGATGCTCTCATCAGAAAACCTGCAGGTTCCAGAACCAAGCCAGATAGATATGAGACATATGACGACATCCTAAATGATCTCGATAAGATGATTTTTGGTACAGAAAAAGGTAGCACATCTGAGAACCAGAAGCCAAAGAAGAAGCATCAACAGAAAGATGATCACACATCCTTCTAATTGTTACCCTTCTCTTTATAGGCAAATTGTGGTGCTGATCGTGGTGTATGCTCTTCCTCTACTTGTCATTTTAGGaggcaaaacatgctccagtttgAACtggatttcctttttttttcattgaagAAAGTTTCTGAATCTGAACAGAGAaactttctcattttttttatgtAAATAAGGACATATTCCTTGTGAATGCCAGTTGGGGCCAATTTGAAGCTAGCAAATAACCaatagatttaaatctatcttGGGGTTAATAAAGACTATCCATATTTACATTCGTGTTCATGTtacatgatattatgtataccaaTTGTTACAATGTGAGGATCTAACTTGTTTATTCTTTTATGGAATCGATCACATCCGGGTTCAGATTTAGGGTTATTTTGGAAGAAGTTAGAGCGGTCTTCTACTAATAATTGtcacataatgatgcacaatgaCATGGACATAATTGTCATGATCCAAgataataattaataaattaattcaaTTCGTTTACTAATATTGAACTAAACTTTTAGTTTTGTGACGATCCGATCGGACGTGATGGGATAACTAACTTGTTATGATAAGTCTAAATTATTAATCCAAACTCATGAAATCTAACATGGGACTAAAATCTGAGTATTATAACCAAATATGACAAAAACTTCAAATGCATACAAATCATCCAAGTAATTATGTCATCGAAATCCTTAACTATATTAACTAGGAAACAAGTTCATATTTTACTTCTTTCTGCCGTCCGTGGGGAATTCTGGTAATCTCTAACAAGCAACCTTGCAAGTCATATTCCACAAAGGTCATTTTCCAATTAAAACTGAGTAGAGAAATCAGGCTTTGGAAAGAAACAGCAAAAAGTTCATCTACTACCCATGAGAGAACAAAAACAAAACCTAGCTAAAAAAAACGTAAAACCTAGCTCAAAAACACAATTTGTCTCCAAATTAAATGCGAAAAGAACACAATACAAGACATCCGACATCTTAACTGGTCTTTGGTCCAGTATCCGACATTATTTTGATGAGAAGTAAAAAGGATTTATTGTTTCCGAGTTGCA
It encodes the following:
- the LOC103971752 gene encoding TOM1-like protein 1, with amino-acid sequence MSDNLMDKVSAFGERLKIGRAEVSRKMKDRMSSMSFKMKELFHSQNQPEKIVEEATSENLDGPDWSANLMICDMVNGDNYNGIEFIRGIKKRIMLNNPRVQYLALVLLETCVKNCDMAFSVVAAERILDEMVKLIANPQTVVNNRNKALVMIEAWGESGDELGYLPVYEETYKSLKSRGIRFPGRDNESLAPIFTPPHLVSETEASNSVAPQTSDVPMGNFTAEQIKEAFDVARNSVELLSTVLSSSPHQEVLQDDLSNTLFQQCRQSQYTIQSIIEAAGDDEAVLFEALNVNDELQRVLSKYEELKKPPEVPSEPAPNTIPVVVEPEESPRAGREDALIRKPAGSRTKPDRYETYDDILNDLDKMIFGTEKGSTSENQKPKKKHQQKDDHTSF
- the LOC135653191 gene encoding inactive poly [ADP-ribose] polymerase RCD1-like: MEQKNVKVLDKGEKCDLKRKRDSAVYVTNDSHGLVAHPHTAVQSSLKVYTGMSCKTGLICYPGNHIVKNYRNFIKSGLPHRVLFYENDQWEDFPENIVHLVQDDFRSKKGITVAGYQNQHFLLDFIHMVCVILQTGLVKPVAWIDDHGKSFFPELHSHQYALNRCYHSNKEIRAYMSPEPNGTHEVTAQFKISNSAAKSSSSGADNGFIPNLKRVKSEENSTSDQNTYAEVNEVVGENDPGSVFPLNIPAFGACQAPAGGHHVNRAVQNMLLQGLGKFIDPKNIVGIHRTPLRNYVGLVRYNIFQEWVETTKKARGNANVRYAWLASTKDAVEEMMMHGVLKPPFHERLYGNGIHLTPTNCSNICARYCDVDENGIIYLMLCRIIMGNVELIHSGSNQCQPSNENFDTGVDDLHKPKHYIIWDVNLYTYIYAEFTVTFQATSKVEECLLGKESTCNVSALTNSNSPHSLLQDKTFQPNLGCTNQSQVPVSRTAPRIPTSPWMPFSMLFAAISTKVSTEDMDLVHTHYNDFKKRKINRIDLIKKLRQIIGDKLLVSTIMRLQHKLPPMARHEPPEPSEACETTLDTVETSLWDWGTVFCFLLPKSCLKAAVWSHQDQFPRSCKPTNDSHLRESIPSTGSCRT